A region from the Streptomyces lydicus genome encodes:
- a CDS encoding bifunctional polysaccharide deacetylase/glycosyltransferase family 2 protein, whose amino-acid sequence MRRRANRARHRRPRDPRGHWLLLLLILPVMFGALLFEGWTTHEVDAAKTRKDCTSPVPGSVAKGGPVLRFHDGKAVSSAVPARTVALTYDGGPDPVWTPRLLDLLRKYHAHATFFLRGAQAAQYPELVRRIRSEGHEIGSNTYTGAAMGASSPLRASLEQSLTQKVLAGSAGLHTKLLRLPQTTSVDTLCGAEWKAAQKAGAEGYTLVAADRWFRNPSQGVIRQFGQNDLGYLGSKELLDNPKADRFTTVTAGVGQPPPEVPASGVERWSGTALIWAKALGHAFISAMAWVLAVAGGLGLLRLAMLVFFARTHVRRLTRIRPGSTVLREVTDPVTVLVPAYNEAAGIESTVRSLLASTHRQLQIIVIDDGSSDGTADIAARIGDPRVRVIRQANAGKAAALNTGLAHARYEIVVMVDADTVFESDAIHHLIQPLAHPAVGAVSGNTKVGNRRRLLGRWQHLEYVFGFNLDRRMFEVLECMPTVPGAIGAFRRDALMGVGGVSEDTLAEDTDLTMALWQAGWRVLYEESAVAWTEVPTSLRQLWRQRYRWCYGTIQAMWKHRGVLVQAGPAGRSGRRGLSYLVLFQVALPLFAPVVDIFALYGLLFLGPWQSAGVWCGFLLVQLLCAGYALRLDGEKLRSLWAMPFQLLVYRQLMYLVVIQSVVAFLLGTRLKWHRMHRSGTAAQQIGQPVTYRRLSSR is encoded by the coding sequence GTGAGACGCCGCGCGAACCGGGCCCGGCACCGGCGGCCCCGCGACCCGCGCGGTCACTGGCTGCTGCTCCTCCTGATCCTCCCGGTGATGTTCGGCGCCCTGCTCTTCGAGGGCTGGACCACCCATGAGGTGGACGCCGCGAAGACGCGCAAGGACTGCACCAGCCCCGTGCCCGGGTCCGTTGCCAAGGGCGGCCCGGTGCTCCGGTTCCACGACGGCAAAGCGGTCTCGTCCGCGGTGCCGGCCCGTACGGTGGCGCTCACCTACGACGGCGGGCCCGACCCCGTATGGACACCCCGGCTGCTCGACCTGCTGCGCAAGTACCACGCCCACGCCACGTTCTTCCTCCGCGGCGCGCAGGCGGCCCAGTACCCGGAGCTGGTGCGGCGGATCCGATCCGAGGGCCACGAGATCGGTTCGAACACCTACACCGGCGCCGCCATGGGCGCCTCCTCGCCGCTGCGCGCCTCGCTGGAGCAGTCGCTCACACAGAAGGTGCTGGCGGGCAGCGCGGGCCTCCACACCAAGCTGCTGCGGCTGCCGCAGACCACTTCGGTGGACACCCTGTGCGGCGCGGAGTGGAAGGCCGCCCAGAAGGCCGGCGCGGAGGGGTACACCCTGGTCGCCGCCGACCGGTGGTTCCGTAATCCGTCGCAGGGCGTGATCCGGCAGTTCGGCCAGAACGATCTCGGATACCTGGGCAGCAAGGAACTGCTCGACAACCCGAAGGCCGACAGGTTCACCACCGTGACGGCGGGAGTCGGGCAGCCCCCGCCCGAGGTGCCGGCCTCCGGTGTCGAGCGCTGGTCGGGGACGGCTCTGATCTGGGCCAAGGCCCTGGGGCACGCCTTCATCAGCGCGATGGCCTGGGTGCTCGCCGTTGCGGGCGGACTGGGGCTGCTGCGGCTGGCGATGCTGGTGTTCTTCGCCCGTACCCATGTCCGGCGGCTGACCCGTATCCGCCCCGGATCGACCGTGCTGCGGGAGGTCACCGATCCGGTGACGGTGCTGGTCCCCGCGTACAACGAAGCGGCGGGTATCGAGTCCACCGTCCGTTCGCTGCTCGCCTCGACCCACCGGCAGCTGCAGATCATCGTGATCGACGACGGGTCGTCGGACGGTACGGCGGACATCGCGGCCCGGATCGGCGATCCGCGGGTGCGGGTGATCCGCCAGGCCAATGCGGGCAAGGCGGCCGCCCTCAATACGGGGCTGGCCCATGCGCGGTACGAGATCGTGGTCATGGTCGACGCCGACACCGTCTTCGAAAGCGACGCCATTCACCACCTCATCCAGCCGCTCGCCCACCCGGCGGTGGGTGCGGTCAGCGGCAACACCAAGGTCGGCAACCGCCGTCGTCTGCTGGGCAGGTGGCAGCACCTGGAGTACGTCTTCGGGTTCAACCTCGACCGGCGGATGTTCGAGGTGCTGGAGTGCATGCCGACGGTTCCCGGTGCGATCGGGGCCTTCCGCCGGGATGCGCTGATGGGCGTCGGCGGTGTCAGCGAGGACACCCTCGCCGAGGACACCGACCTCACCATGGCCCTGTGGCAGGCGGGCTGGCGGGTGCTGTACGAGGAGTCCGCGGTGGCCTGGACCGAGGTGCCCACCTCGCTGCGGCAGCTGTGGCGGCAGCGCTACCGCTGGTGCTACGGCACGATCCAGGCGATGTGGAAGCACCGCGGGGTCCTCGTGCAGGCGGGGCCGGCCGGGCGCTCCGGCCGCCGCGGACTGAGCTATCTCGTCCTGTTCCAGGTCGCGCTGCCGCTGTTCGCGCCGGTCGTCGACATCTTCGCGCTGTACGGGCTGCTCTTCCTCGGCCCCTGGCAGTCGGCCGGCGTCTGGTGCGGCTTCCTGCTCGTGCAACTGCTCTGCGCCGGATACGCGCTGCGGCTGGACGGGGAGAAGCTGCGGTCACTGTGGGCGATGCCGTTCCAGCTCCTGGTCTACCGGCAGCTGATGTACCTCGTCGTGATCCAGTCCGTGGTGGCCTTCCTGCTCGGCACCCGCCTGAAGTGGCACCGGATGCACCGCTCGGGGACGGCCGCACAGCAGATCGGGCAGCCGGTGACGTACCGGAGGCTGTCGTCGAGATGA
- a CDS encoding LCP family protein, translating into MSDWPARVPDATPDGGAGEPVHPVTGQVRRHDPSAPQPVIEPRLPGPYGGRGGPVRRSTRPAAIRPTWRRRILRLSGLLIAVALLASVGTYTWADTKLERDVDLGKLAGRAAPGKGANYLIVGSDSRQGLSGKQLKDLHTGGSAAAGRRTDSMILLHTGAHGTTMMSLPRDSWVTIPPYTRPETGKHYAASKDKLNAAFSRGGPELLVRTVEHNTGLHIGHYTEIGFAGFVGIVDAVGGVPMCLDKAVKDEKSGENLTKGCHTLDGRAALAFVRQRHQEAQGDLGRSRNQQKFLAALSHKAATPGTLLNPSKIYPTLDAGLDTLIVDKGMSLWNLTSLFEAMRSVSAGNGARVRVPVSSLGFKTPKGSAVKWDVPRAKKLFAELHDDQPVTAGAKDRNGTP; encoded by the coding sequence ATGAGTGACTGGCCGGCCCGGGTCCCTGACGCCACCCCTGACGGTGGTGCGGGGGAGCCGGTGCACCCCGTCACCGGGCAGGTACGGCGGCACGACCCGTCTGCGCCGCAGCCGGTCATCGAGCCACGGCTGCCCGGCCCGTACGGCGGGCGCGGCGGGCCCGTGCGCAGGAGCACCCGGCCCGCGGCCATCCGTCCCACCTGGCGCCGCCGGATCCTGCGGCTCTCGGGCCTCCTGATCGCCGTGGCCCTGCTCGCCTCCGTCGGCACCTACACCTGGGCCGACACCAAGCTGGAGCGCGACGTCGACCTCGGCAAGCTCGCCGGCCGGGCGGCGCCCGGCAAGGGCGCCAACTATCTGATCGTGGGCTCCGACAGCCGCCAGGGCCTGTCGGGAAAGCAGTTGAAGGACCTGCACACCGGCGGCTCGGCGGCCGCGGGCCGCCGCACCGACTCGATGATCCTGCTGCACACCGGCGCCCACGGCACCACCATGATGAGCCTGCCGCGCGACTCCTGGGTGACCATCCCGCCGTACACCCGCCCCGAGACCGGCAAGCACTACGCCGCGTCGAAGGACAAGCTCAACGCGGCGTTCTCACGCGGCGGCCCCGAACTGCTCGTCCGGACCGTCGAGCACAACACGGGCCTGCACATCGGGCACTACACGGAGATCGGCTTCGCGGGCTTCGTCGGCATCGTGGACGCGGTCGGCGGAGTGCCGATGTGTCTGGACAAGGCGGTCAAGGACGAAAAGTCCGGCGAAAACCTCACCAAGGGCTGCCATACGCTCGACGGCCGCGCCGCGCTCGCGTTCGTCCGCCAGCGCCATCAGGAGGCCCAGGGCGACCTCGGCCGCAGCCGGAACCAGCAGAAATTCCTGGCCGCGCTCTCCCACAAGGCGGCCACACCCGGCACCCTGCTCAACCCGTCCAAGATCTACCCCACCCTGGACGCGGGCCTCGACACGCTCATCGTCGACAAGGGCATGAGCCTGTGGAACCTCACCTCGCTCTTCGAGGCGATGAGGAGCGTTTCGGCCGGCAACGGCGCCCGCGTCCGCGTCCCGGTCTCCAGCCTCGGCTTCAAGACCCCCAAGGGCAGCGCCGTGAAGTGGGACGTACCACGGGCGAAGAAGCTCTTCGCGGAACTGCACGACGATCAGCCGGTGACGGCCGGGGCGAAGGACCGGAACGGCACCCCCTAG
- a CDS encoding glycosyltransferase family 4 protein — protein sequence MISTPAPAHGLSPLRTVQVLGHGSAGSAAHVRSLAEGLVARGVRVTVCATPESEEAYDFTGAGARFVPVPPRTDPASVASLRSACWDADLVHAHGLRAGLRASMALRGLRGPRGGRRVPLVLTWHTKAHTEGARAGLVHLMERRVARAAAVVLGACSDLVDRARERGARDARLAPVAIPRPRSGGAPAEPGNDDRMFRKERAELGAVDRPLLLAVGRLDPSQGHDLLLDAAHAWCALDPQPLVAIAGEGEQRAALQRRIDAEQLPVQLLGRRDDVPELLAAADLVVLPSRWEARSLIAQEALRAGVPLVATDTGGTRELVGRAAELVRYGDAAALARTVLALLADPVRRDALAAAGRDQAAGWPSENDTVTQVLSVYDELTQPVQPA from the coding sequence GTGATCAGCACCCCGGCCCCGGCGCACGGGCTGTCGCCGCTGCGCACGGTCCAGGTGCTGGGGCACGGCAGTGCCGGCAGCGCCGCGCACGTCCGCTCGCTGGCCGAAGGGCTCGTCGCACGCGGGGTGCGGGTGACCGTGTGCGCCACCCCGGAATCCGAGGAGGCCTACGACTTCACCGGCGCGGGCGCGCGGTTCGTGCCGGTCCCTCCGCGTACGGATCCGGCGAGCGTGGCCTCGCTGCGCAGCGCCTGCTGGGATGCCGACCTCGTGCATGCGCACGGTCTGCGGGCCGGGCTGCGTGCCTCGATGGCGCTGCGCGGACTGCGCGGCCCCCGGGGCGGGCGGCGGGTTCCCCTGGTCCTCACCTGGCACACCAAGGCGCACACCGAGGGCGCGCGGGCCGGGCTGGTGCATCTGATGGAACGGCGGGTGGCGCGGGCGGCGGCTGTCGTACTGGGGGCGTGCTCCGACCTCGTGGACCGGGCGCGTGAGCGGGGCGCGCGTGATGCCCGGCTCGCGCCGGTCGCGATTCCCCGCCCCCGCTCGGGCGGCGCGCCGGCCGAGCCCGGGAACGACGACCGGATGTTCCGCAAGGAGCGGGCCGAACTGGGCGCGGTGGACCGTCCGTTGCTGCTCGCGGTCGGCCGTCTCGACCCGAGCCAGGGGCATGACCTCCTGCTGGACGCGGCGCACGCCTGGTGCGCGCTCGACCCGCAGCCGCTGGTCGCCATCGCGGGGGAGGGCGAGCAGCGGGCGGCACTGCAGCGGCGGATCGATGCCGAGCAGTTGCCCGTCCAGCTGCTCGGGCGCCGCGACGATGTGCCCGAACTCCTCGCCGCCGCCGACCTGGTGGTGCTGCCCAGCAGGTGGGAGGCCCGCTCGCTGATCGCCCAGGAGGCGCTGCGCGCCGGGGTGCCGCTGGTCGCCACCGACACCGGAGGCACCCGCGAACTGGTCGGCCGCGCCGCGGAACTGGTGCGTTACGGCGACGCCGCCGCCCTGGCCCGTACGGTGCTCGCGCTCCTCGCCGATCCGGTTCGGCGGGACGCACTCGCCGCGGCGGGCCGCGACCAAGCCGCCGGCTGGCCCAGCGAGAACGACACCGTCACCCAGGTCCTCAGCGTCTACGACGAATTGACCCAGCCGGTTCAGCCCGCGTAG
- a CDS encoding PucR family transcriptional regulator, whose translation MGPEAKIEAEITVRRALELPALRRGLPEVLAGEDRLDRPVRWVHAGEVPHIASLLKGGELLLTTGLGLGARPSEQRAFIRKLADREIAALVVELGSRFASLPAALVDAARDCGLPLIQLHREVPYVTVTEAIHTEIINSHYALLRRADEILRRCTDVLLRGGGAPEVLRLLAVFTGNPLCLEAPDGSPLYAAGPDADDGPADADPLVAWEGLRDTGVRIDVPGWGSPRSSGAESGAGPGPDAVRARLVLLPVNAPLAPVHRIAAERAADLLAVVMLQSRQEEVLAARGRGDFLADLAEGRISAAEAPGQARLLGFRPGTDPVLPVVMRLPAGLPSPGSWALLAQALREELAAPGVPVLLGVRPVEGRVPMLVALRAGQDREALAGRIADALRAGVVRTGLDRPAAHRPVVVVGTPGDWAAAGPGLRHAAEAAAAAQGLPEAPWYDARRLDIELLLWRMRELGEQGVLTDFVERAIGPLLAHDRGARQPLLPTLEAYLASAGRKAETARDLNVNRQTLYDRLARIAQLLGTDLDDPQTGLGLRLALRARRHTDKP comes from the coding sequence ATGGGGCCGGAAGCGAAGATCGAAGCCGAGATCACGGTACGCAGGGCACTGGAGCTGCCCGCGCTGCGGCGTGGTCTGCCGGAGGTCCTGGCCGGCGAGGACCGGCTGGACCGCCCGGTGCGCTGGGTGCACGCGGGCGAGGTCCCGCACATCGCCTCGCTGCTCAAGGGCGGCGAGCTGCTGCTGACCACCGGGCTCGGACTCGGTGCCCGGCCGTCCGAACAGCGCGCCTTCATCCGTAAGCTCGCGGACCGCGAGATCGCCGCTCTCGTCGTGGAACTGGGGTCCCGTTTCGCGTCCCTGCCGGCCGCGCTGGTCGACGCCGCACGGGACTGCGGACTGCCGCTGATCCAGCTGCACCGCGAGGTCCCGTACGTCACGGTCACCGAAGCGATCCACACCGAGATCATCAACAGCCACTATGCGCTGCTGCGGCGCGCCGACGAGATCCTGCGGCGCTGCACGGATGTGCTGCTGCGGGGCGGCGGCGCTCCCGAGGTGCTGCGGCTGCTGGCCGTCTTCACCGGCAACCCGCTCTGTCTGGAGGCCCCCGACGGCAGCCCGCTGTACGCGGCGGGCCCGGACGCCGACGACGGCCCGGCGGACGCCGATCCGCTGGTGGCCTGGGAGGGCCTGCGCGACACCGGCGTACGCATCGACGTTCCCGGATGGGGGTCTCCCCGCTCCAGCGGAGCGGAGAGCGGGGCAGGCCCCGGCCCGGACGCGGTCCGCGCCCGGCTCGTCCTGCTGCCCGTCAACGCCCCCTTGGCGCCGGTGCACCGGATCGCCGCCGAGCGCGCGGCCGACCTGCTGGCCGTCGTCATGCTCCAGTCCCGCCAGGAGGAAGTGCTCGCCGCCCGTGGCCGCGGCGACTTCCTCGCCGACCTGGCGGAGGGCCGGATCTCCGCCGCCGAGGCGCCCGGCCAGGCCCGCCTGCTGGGCTTCCGCCCCGGCACGGACCCCGTGCTCCCGGTGGTGATGCGGCTGCCGGCCGGCCTTCCCTCCCCCGGCAGCTGGGCGCTGCTCGCCCAGGCGCTGCGCGAGGAACTTGCCGCCCCCGGAGTGCCCGTGCTCCTCGGCGTACGCCCCGTGGAGGGCCGGGTCCCGATGCTCGTCGCGCTGCGCGCGGGCCAGGACCGCGAGGCGCTCGCCGGCCGGATCGCCGACGCGCTGCGCGCCGGAGTCGTCCGCACCGGCCTGGACCGGCCGGCCGCCCACCGTCCGGTGGTCGTGGTCGGCACACCGGGCGACTGGGCGGCGGCGGGCCCCGGCCTGCGGCATGCCGCGGAGGCGGCGGCCGCGGCCCAGGGGCTGCCGGAAGCGCCCTGGTACGACGCGCGCCGCCTGGACATCGAGCTGCTGCTGTGGCGGATGCGCGAGCTGGGCGAACAGGGGGTGCTCACCGACTTCGTGGAGCGCGCCATCGGGCCGCTGCTCGCCCATGACCGTGGTGCCCGTCAGCCGCTGCTGCCGACGCTGGAGGCCTATCTGGCCAGCGCGGGCCGCAAGGCGGAGACCGCCCGCGACCTGAATGTGAACCGGCAGACGCTGTACGACCGGCTGGCCCGTATCGCTCAGCTGCTGGGCACGGACCTGGACGATCCGCAGACGGGCCTGGGGCTGCGCCTGGCCCTGCGCGCCAGGCGTCATACGGACAAGCCGTAA
- a CDS encoding glycoside hydrolase family 15 protein: MHVAGRIEDYALIGDMQTAALVCRDGTVDWLCLPRFDSPAVFAGLLGTEEHGFWRMGPVNGSGGRPVPADRRRYRGDSLVLESEWDTPRGTVRVIDFMPPRDGAPQLIRIVEGVSGRVPMRSELRMRFSYGWVVPWVHKIDDRTVAVAGPDSVWLDTEAETYGKDLTTFSDFTVSPGERIAFTISWEPSHKPPPAVAEPEASLEATEEFWREWVEHCTYHGPYRDAVVRSLITLKALTYAPTGGIVAAPTTSLPECIGGVRNWDYRFTWLRDAAITLSSLLRTGYREEARAWREWLLRAVAGDPENLQIMYGIAGERELGENDLNWLPGYENSRPVRVGNGAAGQLQLDVYGEVTEALHLAHMTGLARNDYASLLQLKLIQWVEKHWDEPDEGIWEVRGPRRHFVHSKVMTWVAVDRTVKLIESGDVDGPLERWKDLRETIHRDVCENGYDKERNTFTQSYGSQELDASLLLIPQMGFLPPDDKRVIGTIEAIQRELSTEDGFVLRYPTSGADDLGVDGLEGEEGAFLACSFWLADDLAMIGRVDEARKLFEKLLSLRNDLGLLAEEWDPKAKRQVGNFPQAFSHVPLIDTALRLTASGAYGG; the protein is encoded by the coding sequence ATGCACGTGGCCGGGCGCATCGAGGACTACGCACTTATCGGCGATATGCAGACCGCCGCCCTAGTGTGCAGGGACGGCACGGTCGACTGGCTGTGCCTGCCGCGCTTCGACTCCCCGGCGGTCTTCGCAGGGCTGCTGGGCACGGAGGAGCACGGATTCTGGCGGATGGGGCCGGTCAACGGCTCCGGGGGGCGGCCCGTACCGGCCGACCGCCGGCGATACCGGGGCGATTCGCTCGTCCTGGAGTCGGAGTGGGACACCCCGCGCGGCACCGTCCGCGTGATCGACTTCATGCCGCCGCGTGACGGCGCACCGCAGCTGATCCGCATCGTGGAGGGTGTCAGCGGCCGGGTCCCGATGCGCTCGGAGCTGCGGATGCGGTTCTCCTACGGCTGGGTCGTGCCCTGGGTGCACAAGATCGACGACCGTACGGTCGCGGTGGCGGGCCCCGATTCGGTGTGGCTGGACACCGAGGCGGAGACCTACGGCAAGGACCTGACGACGTTCTCCGACTTCACCGTCTCGCCGGGTGAGCGGATCGCGTTCACGATCAGCTGGGAGCCGTCCCACAAGCCGCCGCCGGCCGTGGCGGAGCCCGAGGCGTCGCTGGAGGCGACCGAGGAGTTCTGGCGCGAGTGGGTCGAGCACTGCACGTACCACGGCCCCTACCGCGATGCGGTGGTGCGCTCGCTGATCACGCTCAAGGCGCTGACGTACGCGCCGACCGGCGGGATCGTGGCGGCGCCGACGACCTCGCTGCCGGAGTGCATCGGCGGCGTGCGCAACTGGGACTACCGCTTCACCTGGCTGCGGGACGCCGCGATCACCCTGTCCTCCCTGCTGCGCACCGGCTACCGCGAAGAGGCGCGGGCCTGGCGGGAGTGGCTGCTGCGGGCGGTGGCCGGCGATCCGGAGAACCTGCAGATCATGTACGGCATCGCCGGTGAGCGGGAGTTGGGCGAGAACGACCTCAACTGGCTTCCCGGGTACGAGAATTCCCGTCCGGTGCGGGTCGGCAACGGCGCCGCAGGGCAGCTCCAGCTCGATGTCTACGGAGAGGTCACCGAGGCGCTGCACCTGGCGCACATGACGGGGCTGGCGCGCAACGACTACGCCTCGCTGCTCCAGCTCAAGCTGATCCAGTGGGTGGAGAAGCACTGGGACGAGCCGGACGAGGGGATCTGGGAGGTCCGCGGCCCGCGCCGGCACTTCGTGCACTCCAAGGTGATGACCTGGGTCGCGGTCGACCGCACGGTCAAGCTGATCGAGTCCGGGGACGTCGACGGGCCGCTGGAGCGCTGGAAGGACCTGCGCGAGACGATCCACCGGGACGTCTGCGAGAACGGCTACGACAAGGAGCGCAACACCTTCACCCAGTCCTACGGCTCGCAGGAGCTGGACGCCTCGCTGCTGCTGATCCCGCAGATGGGGTTCCTGCCGCCGGACGACAAGCGCGTCATCGGCACGATCGAGGCGATCCAGCGGGAGCTGTCCACCGAGGACGGCTTCGTGCTGCGCTACCCGACGTCCGGTGCCGACGATCTCGGCGTGGACGGCCTGGAGGGCGAGGAGGGCGCCTTCCTGGCGTGCTCGTTCTGGCTCGCCGACGACCTCGCGATGATCGGCCGGGTCGACGAGGCCCGCAAGCTCTTCGAGAAGCTGCTCTCGCTCCGCAACGACCTGGGGCTGCTCGCCGAGGAGTGGGACCCCAAGGCCAAGCGGCAGGTCGGCAACTTCCCGCAGGCGTTCAGCCATGTTCCGCTGATCGACACGGCGCTGCGGCTGACGGCCAGCGGGGCGTACGGAGGTTAG
- a CDS encoding CTP synthase — protein sequence MPPTASRMNAATTTKHLFVTGGVASSLGKGLTASSLGALLKARGLRVTMQKLDPYLNVDPGTMNPFQHGEVFVTNDGAETDLDIGHYERFLDVDLDGSANVTTGQVYNTVIAKERRGEYLGDTVQVIPHITNEIKHRIRRMATEDVDVVITEVGGTVGDIESLPFLETVRQVRHEVGRDNVFVVHISLLPYIGPSGELKTKPTQHSVAALRNIGIQPDAIVLRADREVPTAIKRKISLMCDVDEAAVVAAIDAPSIYDIPKVLHTEGLDAYVVRKLDLPFRDVNWTQWEDLLDRVHNPDHEVKVALVGKYIDLPDAYLSVTEALRAGGFANKTRVKLKWVTSDDCKTPAGAAQQLGDCDAVCIPGGFGDRGVDGKVGAITYAREHKLPLLGLCLGLQCVVIEAARNLAGIEGANSTEFDPAAADPVISTMAEQMDIVAGEGDMGGTMRLGMYPAKLAEGSIVREVYDDQPYVEERHRHRYEVNNAYRGELEKKAGLQFSGTSPDNKLVEYVEYPREVHPYLVATQAHPELRSRPTRPHPLFAGLVKAAVARKTGTAK from the coding sequence ATGCCGCCCACTGCTTCTCGAATGAATGCAGCCACGACGACCAAGCACCTCTTCGTCACCGGGGGCGTCGCCTCCTCGCTGGGCAAGGGGCTCACCGCCTCCAGCCTGGGTGCTCTCCTCAAGGCGCGGGGCCTGCGGGTCACGATGCAGAAGCTCGACCCGTACCTGAACGTCGACCCGGGAACGATGAACCCGTTCCAGCACGGTGAGGTCTTCGTCACCAACGACGGCGCCGAGACCGACCTGGACATCGGCCACTACGAGCGCTTCCTCGACGTCGACCTCGACGGCTCCGCGAACGTCACCACCGGCCAGGTCTACAACACCGTGATCGCCAAGGAGCGGCGCGGCGAGTACCTCGGTGACACCGTGCAGGTCATCCCGCACATCACCAACGAGATCAAGCACCGCATCCGGCGGATGGCGACCGAGGACGTCGACGTCGTCATCACCGAGGTCGGCGGCACCGTCGGCGACATCGAGTCGCTGCCGTTCCTGGAGACGGTCCGCCAGGTCCGCCACGAGGTCGGCCGGGACAACGTCTTCGTCGTGCACATCTCGCTGCTCCCCTACATCGGCCCCTCCGGTGAGCTGAAGACCAAGCCGACCCAGCACTCGGTCGCGGCGCTGCGCAACATCGGCATCCAGCCCGACGCGATCGTGCTGCGCGCCGACCGCGAGGTGCCGACCGCCATCAAGCGCAAGATCTCGCTGATGTGCGACGTCGACGAGGCCGCGGTCGTCGCCGCGATCGACGCCCCGTCGATCTACGACATCCCCAAGGTCCTGCACACCGAGGGCCTGGACGCCTATGTCGTACGGAAGCTGGACCTCCCGTTCCGCGATGTGAACTGGACCCAGTGGGAGGACCTGCTCGACCGCGTCCACAACCCCGACCACGAGGTCAAGGTCGCGCTGGTCGGCAAGTACATCGACCTGCCGGACGCCTACCTCTCGGTCACCGAGGCGCTGCGGGCCGGCGGCTTCGCGAACAAGACCCGCGTGAAGCTGAAGTGGGTCACCTCCGACGACTGCAAGACCCCGGCCGGCGCCGCCCAGCAGCTCGGCGACTGCGACGCCGTCTGCATCCCCGGCGGCTTCGGCGACCGCGGCGTGGACGGCAAGGTCGGCGCGATCACCTACGCCCGGGAGCACAAGCTCCCGCTGCTCGGCCTGTGCCTGGGCCTGCAGTGCGTGGTCATCGAGGCGGCCCGCAACCTGGCCGGCATCGAGGGCGCGAACTCCACCGAGTTCGACCCGGCCGCCGCCGACCCGGTGATCTCCACGATGGCCGAGCAGATGGACATCGTCGCAGGTGAGGGCGATATGGGCGGCACGATGCGACTGGGTATGTACCCGGCCAAGCTCGCCGAGGGCTCCATCGTCCGCGAGGTCTACGACGACCAGCCGTACGTCGAGGAGCGCCACCGCCACCGCTACGAGGTCAACAACGCCTACCGCGGTGAGCTGGAGAAGAAGGCCGGGCTGCAGTTCTCCGGCACCTCTCCGGACAACAAGCTCGTCGAGTACGTCGAGTACCCGCGCGAGGTGCACCCCTACCTCGTCGCCACCCAGGCGCACCCCGAGCTGCGCTCCCGTCCGACCCGCCCGCACCCGCTCTTCGCCGGGCTGGTGAAGGCCGCGGTCGCGCGCAAGACGGGCACCGCGAAGTAA
- a CDS encoding NUDIX domain-containing protein, whose product MAIKDTPEEWTVTATTTPFTGNKTSVRTDTVVMPDGSTVTRDYQVHPGSVAVLALDDEGRVLVLRQYRHPVRQKLWEIPAGLLDIPGENPLHAAQRELYEEAHVKAADWRVLTDVYTTPGGCDEAVRIFLARGLSEAEGERFEVSEEEADMELARVPQDELVRRVFAGDLHNNCLVVGVLALTAAQGGEGLDALRPAGAPWPARPFEA is encoded by the coding sequence ATGGCGATCAAGGACACCCCCGAGGAGTGGACGGTCACCGCGACCACGACGCCGTTCACCGGGAACAAGACCAGCGTGCGCACCGACACGGTCGTCATGCCGGACGGCTCCACCGTCACCCGCGACTACCAGGTCCACCCAGGCTCCGTGGCCGTCCTCGCCCTCGACGACGAGGGCCGGGTGCTGGTGTTGCGCCAGTACCGCCACCCCGTGCGCCAGAAGCTGTGGGAGATCCCCGCCGGGCTGCTCGACATCCCCGGTGAGAACCCGCTGCACGCCGCGCAGCGCGAGCTGTACGAGGAGGCACACGTCAAGGCCGCGGACTGGCGGGTGCTGACCGATGTCTACACCACGCCCGGCGGCTGCGACGAGGCCGTACGGATCTTCCTCGCCCGTGGCCTGTCCGAGGCCGAGGGGGAGCGCTTCGAGGTCTCCGAGGAGGAGGCCGACATGGAGCTGGCGCGGGTGCCGCAGGACGAGCTGGTCCGCCGGGTATTCGCCGGTGATCTGCACAACAACTGTCTCGTCGTGGGGGTGCTGGCGCTGACCGCGGCCCAGGGCGGCGAGGGCCTGGACGCGCTGCGGCCGGCCGGTGCCCCGTGGCCGGCCCGCCCCTTCGAGGCCTGA